In a genomic window of Microterricola viridarii:
- a CDS encoding DNA repair helicase XPB, which translates to MSDGPLIVQSDRTVLLEVAHPLAEDARHDLAVFAELERAPEHIHSYRITRLGLWNARAAGHDAEDMLATLERYSKFPVPQTVSIDIVETVGRYGRLVIERNADGELVLRSSDVAVLTEVANAKKIAPLLIGHPSPDTFNIEPWARGALKQELVKLGWPAEDLAGYTPGTPHPIDLAEDGWALRDYQQKAVDNFFAGGSGVVVLPCGAGKTLVGAGAMATAKTNTLILVTNTVSARQWRDELLRRTSLTPEEIGEYSGQVKEVKPVTIATYQILTAKRKGEYAHLALLDAMDWGLVVYDEVHLLPAPVFKLTAELQARRRLGLTATLVREDGRESDVFSLIGPKRFDAPWKEIEAQGFISPANCFEVRIDLPQHERLSYAAAADDERYRLASTAPAKLGVVKQLVARHPGERILVIGQYLDQIDELSDALRAPKITGATPVDEREQLFQAFREGSIEVLVVSKVANFSVDLPEATVAIQVSGSFGSRQEEAQRLGRLLRPKESGLTASFYSLVARDTVDQDFAQNRQRFLAEQGYSYTILDAHALDAAETDAA; encoded by the coding sequence ATGTCGGATGGCCCCCTGATCGTTCAAAGCGACCGCACAGTTCTGCTCGAAGTCGCGCACCCCCTCGCCGAAGACGCCCGGCACGACCTGGCGGTGTTCGCCGAGCTGGAGCGCGCGCCCGAACACATCCACAGCTACCGGATCACCCGACTCGGCCTGTGGAACGCCCGCGCCGCCGGCCACGACGCCGAGGACATGCTCGCCACGCTCGAGCGGTACTCGAAGTTCCCCGTTCCGCAGACGGTCTCGATCGACATCGTGGAGACGGTCGGCCGCTACGGCCGCCTCGTCATCGAGCGCAACGCCGACGGCGAGCTGGTGCTGCGCTCCTCGGATGTCGCCGTGCTCACCGAGGTCGCGAACGCGAAGAAGATCGCGCCGCTCCTGATCGGCCACCCGAGCCCGGACACGTTCAACATCGAACCGTGGGCGCGCGGCGCCCTCAAGCAGGAGCTGGTCAAGCTCGGCTGGCCCGCGGAGGACCTCGCCGGCTACACGCCGGGCACGCCGCATCCGATCGACCTGGCCGAGGACGGCTGGGCGCTGCGCGACTACCAGCAGAAGGCCGTCGACAATTTCTTCGCCGGCGGCTCCGGCGTCGTCGTGCTGCCCTGCGGCGCGGGCAAGACGCTGGTCGGCGCCGGCGCCATGGCCACCGCCAAGACGAACACCCTGATCCTGGTCACCAACACCGTCAGCGCACGGCAGTGGCGCGACGAGCTGTTGCGGCGCACCTCGCTCACCCCCGAGGAGATCGGCGAGTACTCCGGGCAGGTGAAGGAGGTCAAGCCGGTCACCATCGCGACCTACCAGATTCTCACCGCCAAGCGGAAGGGCGAGTACGCCCACCTCGCGCTGCTCGACGCCATGGACTGGGGCCTCGTGGTCTACGACGAGGTGCACCTGCTGCCGGCCCCGGTGTTCAAGCTGACCGCCGAGTTGCAGGCCCGCCGCCGGCTCGGCCTGACGGCGACGCTGGTGCGCGAGGACGGCCGCGAGAGCGATGTGTTCTCGCTGATCGGCCCGAAGCGCTTCGACGCCCCGTGGAAGGAGATCGAGGCCCAGGGCTTCATCTCCCCCGCCAACTGCTTCGAGGTGCGCATCGACCTGCCGCAGCACGAGCGGCTGAGCTATGCGGCGGCGGCGGATGACGAGCGGTACCGCCTGGCCTCGACGGCCCCGGCCAAGCTCGGCGTCGTCAAGCAGCTGGTCGCCAGGCACCCCGGCGAGCGCATCCTCGTGATCGGCCAGTACCTCGACCAGATCGACGAGCTCTCCGACGCCCTCCGGGCGCCGAAGATCACCGGGGCGACCCCGGTCGACGAGCGCGAGCAGCTGTTCCAGGCGTTCCGCGAGGGATCGATCGAGGTGCTCGTGGTCTCCAAGGTCGCCAACTTCTCGGTGGACCTGCCCGAGGCGACGGTGGCCATCCAGGTGTCCGGCTCGTTCGGCTCCCGGCAGGAGGAGGCCCAGCGCCTCGGCCGCCTGCTGCGACCGAAGGAGTCCGGCCTGACCGCGAGCTTCTACTCGCTGGTCGCGCGCGACACCGTCGACCAGGACTTCGCGCAGAACCGTCAGCGCTTCCTCGCCGAGCAGGGCTACAGCTACACGATCCTCGACGCGCACGCACTGGACGCAGCGGAGACCGACGCCGCATAG
- a CDS encoding DUF1269 domain-containing protein: protein MADQTYIAIAAQYASEEEAVADFDKIHEYFTEADKHGSFDAAVINRDMEGKLTIPKRDDGHKHHGVRKGLGIGLAGGLAVALFPAVALGGALLVAGGSGAGVGAIAGHIARKTPSKDLEAISETLDAGSAGIVLVLDPAESDRVQKLLTHATRVTVKDLAVDDKEIDEEVSRAYE, encoded by the coding sequence ATGGCCGACCAGACGTACATCGCGATTGCGGCGCAGTACGCGAGCGAGGAGGAGGCCGTGGCCGACTTCGACAAGATCCACGAGTACTTCACCGAGGCCGACAAGCACGGCTCCTTCGACGCTGCGGTCATCAACCGCGACATGGAGGGCAAGCTCACCATCCCGAAGCGCGACGACGGCCACAAGCACCATGGCGTGCGGAAGGGGCTCGGCATCGGGCTGGCCGGCGGCCTCGCCGTAGCCCTGTTCCCGGCCGTCGCGCTGGGCGGGGCGCTCCTGGTGGCCGGGGGATCCGGCGCCGGGGTCGGCGCCATCGCCGGGCACATCGCGCGCAAGACGCCGTCGAAGGACCTCGAGGCGATCAGCGAGACGCTGGATGCCGGGAGCGCCGGGATCGTGCTGGTCCTCGACCCGGCGGAGAGTGACCGGGTGCAGAAACTGCTGACGCACGCAACCAGGGTGACCGTGAAGGATCTCGCCGTCGACGACAAGGAGATCGACGAGGAAGTGAGCCGCGCCTACGAGTAG
- the serC gene encoding phosphoserine transaminase yields the protein MPQITIPASLLPADGRFGCGPSKVRREQLDYLAGAGASILGTSHRQAPVKDMVGRVRSGLSELFRAPEGYEVVLGNGGSTAFWDAASFGLIERRSQNLSFGEFGSKFATAAGAPWLEAPDVRKAEAGSIASAEAVEGVDVYAWPHNETSTGAAAPVKRVAGDAGALTVIDATSAAGGIDFELSETDVYYFAPQKNFASDGGLWFALFSPAAIERVERLAASDRYIPEFLSLKNAVDNSRLNQTLNTPALSTLLLLENQVDWINGNGGLSWAGARTSESSGVLYDWAESVDYATPFVTDAAHRSPVVVTIDFDDSIDAAAVAKALRANGIVDTEPYRKLGRNQLRVATFTAIEPDDVRALVASIEYVVGQLR from the coding sequence ATGCCGCAGATCACGATTCCCGCTTCCCTCCTGCCCGCTGATGGTCGATTTGGATGCGGGCCGTCCAAGGTTCGACGCGAACAGCTCGACTACCTGGCCGGCGCCGGGGCCTCCATCCTCGGAACGTCGCACCGCCAGGCACCGGTCAAGGACATGGTCGGCCGGGTGCGCTCTGGCCTCAGCGAGCTGTTCCGCGCACCGGAGGGCTACGAGGTCGTTCTCGGCAACGGCGGCTCGACCGCGTTCTGGGATGCGGCATCCTTCGGCCTCATCGAGCGCCGCAGCCAGAACCTGAGCTTCGGCGAGTTCGGCTCGAAGTTCGCCACCGCAGCCGGCGCCCCGTGGCTCGAGGCCCCGGATGTGCGCAAGGCCGAGGCCGGAAGCATCGCCAGCGCCGAGGCCGTCGAGGGCGTCGACGTCTACGCCTGGCCGCACAACGAGACCTCGACCGGCGCCGCGGCCCCGGTCAAGCGCGTCGCCGGCGACGCGGGCGCGCTCACCGTGATCGACGCGACCAGCGCAGCGGGCGGCATCGACTTCGAGCTCTCCGAGACGGACGTCTACTACTTCGCACCGCAGAAGAACTTCGCCTCAGACGGCGGCCTTTGGTTCGCGCTGTTCTCCCCTGCGGCGATCGAGCGGGTCGAGCGCCTGGCCGCATCCGACCGCTACATCCCCGAGTTCCTCAGCCTGAAGAACGCCGTCGACAACTCGCGCCTCAACCAGACGCTGAACACCCCGGCGCTCTCCACCCTGCTGCTGCTCGAGAACCAGGTCGACTGGATCAACGGGAACGGCGGCCTGAGCTGGGCCGGCGCACGCACCTCGGAGTCATCCGGCGTGCTCTACGACTGGGCCGAGAGTGTCGACTATGCGACGCCGTTCGTGACGGATGCCGCGCACCGCTCCCCCGTGGTCGTCACCATCGACTTCGACGACTCGATCGACGCCGCGGCCGTGGCCAAGGCGCTGCGCGCCAACGGCATCGTCGACACCGAGCCGTACCGCAAGCTCGGCCGCAACCAGCTGCGCGTCGCGACGTTCACCGCCATCGAGCCCGACGACGTCCGTGCGCTCGTCGCCTCGATCGAGTACGTGGTCGGCCAGCTGCGCTAG
- a CDS encoding metal-dependent transcriptional regulator has product MTDLIDTTEMYLRTILDLEEENIVPLRARISERLGHSGPTVSQTIARMERDGLVVVSGDRHLELTEAGRSKAVHVMRKHRLAEVLLSEVIGLEWELVHDEACRWEHVMSEQVERKLLEILKFPTESPYGTPIPGLEELGQPPAAPFMTDVESIVDLVSRNPEPVQAVLRRLGEPVQFDPELLLQLKQSGVMPGATGTFSAAGSYVSVKVDGFDDGLELPNEVAIHIFVTAQSQ; this is encoded by the coding sequence ATGACGGATCTCATCGACACCACGGAGATGTACCTCCGAACGATCCTTGATCTGGAAGAGGAGAACATCGTTCCTCTGCGTGCGCGCATCTCGGAGCGGCTCGGCCACTCCGGTCCCACCGTGTCGCAGACCATCGCCCGTATGGAGCGTGACGGACTCGTCGTCGTCTCTGGCGACCGACACCTTGAGCTGACGGAGGCCGGCCGGAGCAAGGCCGTGCACGTGATGCGCAAGCACCGCCTCGCCGAGGTGCTGCTCTCTGAGGTCATCGGCCTCGAGTGGGAACTCGTGCACGACGAGGCCTGCCGCTGGGAGCACGTGATGAGCGAGCAGGTCGAGCGCAAGCTTCTCGAGATCCTCAAATTCCCCACCGAATCGCCCTACGGCACCCCGATTCCCGGGCTCGAAGAGCTCGGCCAGCCGCCCGCGGCCCCATTCATGACGGATGTCGAGAGCATCGTCGACCTGGTCAGCCGCAACCCGGAGCCGGTTCAGGCCGTGCTCCGCCGCCTCGGCGAGCCCGTGCAGTTCGACCCGGAGCTGCTGCTGCAGCTCAAGCAGTCGGGCGTCATGCCCGGTGCGACGGGCACATTCTCGGCCGCCGGCTCCTATGTGTCGGTGAAGGTGGACGGTTTCGACGACGGACTGGAGCTGCCGAACGAGGTTGCGATCCACATTTTTGTGACCGCGCAATCCCAGTAA
- a CDS encoding cold-shock protein has protein sequence MPTGKVKFYDDEKGFGFISSDDGQEVFLHASALPAGVSVKPGTRLEFGIADGKKGAQALSVRVLDAPVSLAKASRRKADDMAVLVEDLIKWLDGIGSELRRGKYPEGHKATTTAAMLRRVADELDA, from the coding sequence ATGCCTACCGGCAAGGTCAAGTTCTACGACGACGAGAAGGGCTTCGGCTTCATCAGCTCAGATGACGGCCAAGAAGTCTTCTTGCACGCCTCGGCACTGCCCGCTGGCGTCTCTGTCAAGCCGGGCACGCGCCTGGAATTCGGCATCGCCGACGGCAAGAAGGGCGCGCAGGCGCTCTCGGTGCGCGTGCTCGATGCCCCCGTGAGCCTGGCCAAGGCCTCGCGCCGGAAGGCCGACGACATGGCCGTGCTCGTCGAAGACCTCATCAAGTGGCTCGACGGCATCGGTTCCGAGCTGCGTCGCGGCAAGTACCCCGAGGGTCACAAGGCGACCACCACGGCGGCCATGCTGCGCCGTGTTGCCGACGAACTCGACGCATAG
- a CDS encoding HNH endonuclease → MHTLVLNAGYEPLAVVSFKRALALVMNDKARVLQIDTGHPVWATSGVWDRPSVILLTRYVRLPRGRMVPVSRRGVLRRDEHRCAYCGSSASTIDHVLPRSRGGRDTWENLVACCLRCNNVKSDRTPVEMGWQLRFAPYVPREGGWRLRVAERTLPEWDEFLEPAA, encoded by the coding sequence ATGCATACGCTCGTATTGAATGCCGGCTACGAACCGCTCGCCGTTGTGAGCTTCAAGCGGGCGCTCGCGCTCGTGATGAACGACAAGGCGCGTGTGCTGCAGATCGATACGGGGCACCCGGTGTGGGCGACGTCCGGAGTGTGGGATCGGCCGTCGGTGATCCTGTTGACCCGCTACGTGCGCCTCCCGCGCGGGCGGATGGTGCCGGTGAGCCGGCGCGGGGTGCTGCGGCGGGACGAGCACCGCTGCGCGTACTGCGGCAGCTCGGCGAGCACCATCGACCACGTGCTGCCGCGCTCGCGCGGCGGGCGTGACACCTGGGAGAACCTGGTGGCCTGCTGCCTGCGCTGCAACAACGTCAAGAGCGACAGGACTCCCGTCGAAATGGGGTGGCAGTTGCGCTTCGCGCCCTACGTGCCCAGGGAGGGCGGCTGGCGGCTGCGCGTTGCCGAGCGGACGCTGCCCGAATGGGACGAGTTCCTGGAGCCTGCCGCGTAG
- a CDS encoding dihydrofolate reductase family protein — protein sequence MTVLRTLADVIVVGAGTVRTEGYGGMQLPAEAITWREENWLSEQPPLAVVSSSLDLPPEHPFFAEAVVRPLVLTHAAAPAERRRALAEVAEVIDCGEVSVEPELLVQALAERGMPQILCEGGPHLFGELIAADVVDELCLSLSPLLLGGEAGRIARGVVEAPRRMRLLHAYPADDLLLLRYERAG from the coding sequence ATGACGGTGCTGCGCACCCTCGCCGACGTCATCGTGGTTGGAGCCGGCACGGTGAGGACAGAGGGGTACGGCGGCATGCAGCTCCCCGCGGAGGCCATCACCTGGCGGGAGGAGAACTGGCTGAGCGAGCAGCCGCCGCTTGCCGTCGTGTCGTCGTCGCTCGACCTGCCGCCGGAGCATCCTTTCTTCGCCGAGGCCGTGGTGCGCCCGCTGGTGCTGACCCACGCGGCGGCCCCGGCCGAGCGGCGGCGGGCGCTCGCCGAGGTCGCCGAGGTGATCGACTGCGGCGAGGTCTCGGTCGAGCCGGAGCTGCTCGTGCAAGCCCTGGCGGAGCGGGGGATGCCGCAGATCCTCTGCGAGGGCGGGCCGCACCTCTTCGGCGAACTCATCGCCGCGGACGTCGTCGACGAGCTCTGCCTGAGCCTCAGCCCGCTGTTGCTCGGCGGGGAGGCCGGGCGCATCGCCCGGGGCGTGGTCGAGGCCCCACGGCGGATGCGGCTGCTGCACGCCTACCCCGCCGACGACCTGCTGCTGCTGCGCTACGAGCGCGCCGGCTAG
- a CDS encoding helicase-associated domain-containing protein: MLSLAARLRALTDEQLAASLALREFPVAGVRDYFDLAEALLAPESVHAALATLDRTRLAVLAVAGDLIAEATPATDVASSADTAGGLLVAADAAASASAIADRLSELGHSAVDAAEVRARAERLHELLLGTLSESADGEVQFAPFAAVSEQLRAWPASGLPSTAELASPTPANADDSLVAAASKPSAETARDRLAAEHAFSSTAVVAELVAALILDPARELARGGLSLPDAKRLALAAGIAFEEVPRFLGLAERAALVEREGALWQHSDAGEAWLHGNAAQRWRTLAEAWLGGLATDVRALLAERAHGPWGDSLQTAVSWIFPAAGDTLQQRIDDRTAEAELLGITADGEPSAAGSALLEQDGAAAELVVADLLPPEVSTVYLQQDLTAVAPGPLTPSVDARLRTMAEVESRELASSYRVTASSINRALAAGETAESILSFLASISLTGIPQPLDYLVTESAARYGRLRVGPADDELFQSAIRSEDVALIHTVAVDQALSAFGLQQGGPHRLLSRFAPEQLFWALSDARYPVALEDAGGDVVHLTRRRPPRAEVPDPVDPLPGLIAALRDSDADTAPTGQAWLARQIDLAIRSKHALVVSVRMPGGEVSDYLLEPASVANGRLRARDRRADIERTLPLSSIAAITTA; this comes from the coding sequence ATGCTCTCCCTCGCCGCACGACTTCGCGCACTCACCGATGAGCAGTTGGCGGCGAGCCTCGCCCTGCGCGAGTTCCCCGTCGCGGGGGTGCGTGACTACTTCGACCTCGCCGAGGCCCTGCTCGCCCCCGAGTCGGTCCACGCCGCCCTGGCCACGCTCGATCGCACCAGGCTGGCCGTGCTGGCGGTGGCGGGCGATCTCATCGCCGAGGCCACCCCGGCGACGGATGTCGCCTCGAGCGCCGACACCGCCGGTGGCCTCCTGGTCGCCGCGGATGCCGCGGCATCCGCCTCGGCCATCGCCGACCGGCTCTCCGAACTTGGCCACAGCGCCGTCGACGCCGCGGAGGTGCGCGCGCGGGCCGAACGCCTGCACGAACTGCTGCTCGGCACGTTGAGCGAGAGCGCCGACGGCGAGGTGCAGTTCGCGCCGTTCGCCGCGGTCAGCGAGCAGTTGCGCGCCTGGCCCGCGTCCGGGCTGCCCAGCACCGCCGAGCTCGCCTCCCCGACACCGGCCAACGCCGACGACTCCCTCGTCGCCGCGGCCAGCAAGCCGAGCGCCGAGACCGCTCGCGACCGGCTCGCCGCCGAGCACGCATTCAGCTCCACCGCGGTCGTCGCCGAGCTCGTCGCCGCGCTCATCCTGGACCCGGCCCGTGAGCTGGCCCGTGGCGGGCTGTCACTGCCCGACGCCAAGCGCCTCGCCCTGGCGGCGGGGATCGCCTTCGAAGAGGTCCCGCGCTTTCTCGGACTCGCGGAGCGCGCGGCGCTGGTCGAGCGGGAGGGCGCCCTCTGGCAGCACAGCGACGCCGGCGAGGCCTGGTTGCACGGCAACGCCGCACAACGCTGGCGCACCCTGGCCGAGGCGTGGCTGGGCGGGCTCGCCACCGATGTGCGTGCCCTGCTGGCGGAGCGCGCGCACGGCCCGTGGGGCGACTCGTTGCAGACCGCGGTGAGCTGGATCTTCCCCGCCGCCGGCGACACTCTGCAGCAGCGCATCGATGACCGCACCGCCGAGGCGGAGCTGCTCGGCATCACCGCCGACGGCGAGCCGAGCGCGGCCGGCAGCGCCCTGCTCGAGCAGGACGGCGCCGCCGCCGAGCTGGTCGTGGCCGACCTGCTGCCGCCCGAGGTGTCCACCGTGTACCTGCAGCAAGACCTGACGGCGGTGGCGCCCGGCCCCCTGACGCCGAGCGTCGACGCGCGCCTGCGCACCATGGCCGAGGTCGAGAGCCGCGAGCTGGCCTCGAGCTACCGGGTCACCGCGTCATCCATCAACCGCGCCCTGGCCGCCGGCGAGACGGCCGAGAGCATCCTCTCCTTCCTCGCCTCGATCTCGCTCACCGGGATTCCGCAGCCGCTGGACTACCTCGTCACCGAGTCGGCCGCGCGCTACGGCCGGCTGCGGGTGGGCCCGGCCGACGACGAGCTGTTCCAGAGCGCGATCCGCTCCGAGGACGTCGCGCTGATTCACACGGTGGCCGTCGACCAGGCGCTCTCGGCCTTCGGGCTGCAGCAGGGCGGGCCGCACCGGCTGCTCAGCCGCTTCGCGCCCGAGCAGCTGTTCTGGGCCCTCAGCGACGCCCGCTACCCGGTCGCGCTCGAGGACGCCGGCGGCGACGTCGTGCACCTCACCCGGCGCCGGCCGCCGCGCGCCGAGGTTCCGGACCCCGTCGACCCCCTGCCCGGGCTGATCGCGGCGCTGCGCGACTCCGACGCCGACACCGCGCCGACCGGCCAGGCCTGGCTGGCCCGGCAGATCGACCTGGCTATCCGCTCCAAGCACGCCCTCGTGGTGAGTGTGCGGATGCCGGGCGGCGAGGTCTCCGACTACCTTCTCGAACCGGCCAGCGTCGCCAACGGACGCCTCCGCGCCCGCGACCGGCGGGCCGACATCGAGCGCACCCTGCCCCTGTCCAGCATCGCCGCCATCACCACCGCCTGA
- a CDS encoding DUF2530 domain-containing protein, whose product MRFWLKDSERRPDPAPARADARKAVLAGTGLWLIALVLCLVFLPQLDAAGFAWWLGCAGFGVALGVIGLVVVQQRRR is encoded by the coding sequence ATGCGATTCTGGTTGAAAGACAGCGAGCGTCGGCCAGATCCGGCGCCGGCACGGGCCGATGCGCGCAAAGCCGTGCTCGCCGGAACAGGCCTTTGGCTGATCGCACTCGTGCTGTGCCTGGTCTTCCTGCCGCAGCTGGATGCCGCCGGCTTCGCCTGGTGGCTCGGCTGCGCCGGGTTCGGGGTCGCCCTGGGCGTCATCGGGCTCGTCGTCGTACAGCAGCGCCGGCGCTAG
- the folP gene encoding dihydropteroate synthase: MSLPGVRPAPPAGSGFPQPTLRHPLRQIGDRRFDFSRQVAVMAVVNRTPDSFYDRGATFALESAVQAALAAVAAGADWVDIGGVPFSPGPELPVEEECARVLPVVQALRAASDCVISVDTFQPEVARRGIAAGATVVNDTTGLHHPELAEVVADSDATLVITHSLASPRTQYPRPHYDDVMTEVADFLLRRVDLAISLGVPEERIVIDPGHDLNKNTLQSLEITRRLGELTALGHPVLVAVSNKDFIGESINAQREERVEGSLAAMVACILAGARIVRMHNVTQSVASVRMTEAILGLRAPHHLKHNLGEFNVHD; this comes from the coding sequence GTGAGCCTCCCGGGGGTCCGCCCCGCCCCACCGGCGGGCTCGGGCTTCCCGCAGCCGACGCTGCGGCATCCGCTGCGGCAGATCGGCGACCGGCGTTTCGACTTCTCGCGCCAGGTGGCCGTGATGGCGGTGGTGAACCGCACCCCGGACTCCTTCTACGACCGGGGCGCGACCTTCGCGCTGGAGAGCGCCGTGCAGGCCGCCCTGGCGGCGGTGGCAGCCGGCGCCGACTGGGTCGACATCGGCGGGGTGCCGTTCTCGCCCGGGCCGGAGCTGCCCGTCGAGGAGGAGTGCGCACGCGTGCTGCCCGTCGTGCAGGCGCTCCGCGCGGCATCCGACTGCGTGATCTCCGTCGACACGTTCCAGCCGGAGGTCGCCCGGCGCGGAATCGCGGCCGGGGCGACGGTGGTCAACGACACGACGGGCCTGCACCACCCGGAGCTGGCCGAGGTGGTCGCCGACAGCGACGCCACCCTGGTGATCACGCACAGCCTGGCCAGCCCGCGCACGCAGTACCCGCGCCCGCACTACGACGACGTGATGACCGAGGTCGCCGACTTCCTGTTGCGACGCGTCGACCTGGCGATCTCTCTGGGGGTGCCGGAGGAGCGCATCGTCATCGACCCGGGCCACGACCTGAACAAGAACACGCTGCAGAGCCTGGAGATCACCCGGCGGCTCGGCGAGCTGACGGCGCTCGGACACCCGGTTCTCGTCGCCGTCTCGAACAAGGATTTCATCGGCGAGAGCATCAACGCGCAGCGGGAGGAGCGGGTGGAGGGCTCCCTCGCCGCGATGGTCGCCTGCATCCTGGCCGGCGCCCGCATCGTGCGGATGCATAACGTTACCCAAAGTGTCGCCTCCGTGCGGATGACTGAGGCCATACTGGGCCTACGGGCGCCACACCATCTGAAGCACAACTTGGGGGAGTTCAATGTTCATGATTGA
- a CDS encoding DUF3027 domain-containing protein, with translation MHSETDAAEQAEEQAVATSDELTAELDVEPAVEPDAEPDAEPAAERPAPVADDVLLAAVDMARAALLDFTAPATIGRVIGHVAEEDHVLSLLFECRLAGYPGWHWTVTLSRIGDETKPTVLESELMPGEHALLAPEWVPWSERLADYQAAQLSHDDEQAESDDEGDELDGEFGDDAEGDDDTDDGFDDDYADDLQQQRHAGDIDGLDIDHLDVPATDDDDDESDDAEDDESDDDDDDDDDESDDDDDDDDDDESDDDDDDDESDDDDDDDDEDDDDRSDSEK, from the coding sequence ATGCACAGCGAGACGGATGCCGCAGAGCAGGCCGAAGAGCAGGCCGTTGCGACGAGCGATGAGCTGACCGCGGAGCTCGATGTCGAGCCTGCCGTCGAGCCCGACGCCGAGCCTGACGCCGAGCCCGCAGCAGAACGCCCGGCACCGGTGGCCGACGACGTGCTGCTCGCGGCCGTCGACATGGCCCGCGCCGCACTGCTCGACTTCACCGCGCCGGCGACGATCGGCCGTGTCATCGGCCACGTCGCCGAAGAAGACCACGTGCTCTCCCTGCTGTTCGAGTGCCGCCTCGCGGGGTACCCGGGCTGGCACTGGACCGTGACGCTCTCGCGCATCGGCGACGAGACGAAGCCGACCGTTCTCGAGTCCGAGCTCATGCCCGGTGAGCACGCGCTGCTCGCTCCCGAGTGGGTGCCGTGGTCTGAGCGTCTGGCCGACTACCAGGCGGCGCAGCTGTCGCACGACGACGAGCAGGCCGAATCCGACGACGAGGGCGACGAGCTCGATGGCGAGTTCGGCGACGACGCCGAGGGCGACGACGACACCGACGACGGCTTCGACGACGACTACGCCGACGATCTGCAGCAGCAGCGGCACGCCGGCGACATCGACGGCCTGGACATCGATCACCTCGACGTCCCGGCCACGGACGATGACGACGATGAGTCGGATGACGCCGAAGATGACGAGTCGGATGACGATGACGACGACGACGATGACGAGTCGGATGACGACGACGACGATGACGACGATGACGAGTCGGATGACGACGACGACGACGATGAGTCGGACGACGACGACGACGACGATGACGAAGATGACGACGATCGGTCCGACTCGGAGAAGTAG
- a CDS encoding C40 family peptidase, whose amino-acid sequence MPPEAMRSKPRSKGLRNAVVITLSFGMIGTIALPAYAFAPGADDQQFAASAATALKQAEAQDVKVDKQAAKITVSADGYDAVSEADIEAAAAAQAASERAAEVAAQMTSYAASYSGPSVGDFLANPAYPSYDLGSVYSVASQYQGVPYVYGGATPAGFDCSGFVMYVFAQFGISLPHSSNGQGAAGTRISIDDAQPGDLVIMEGHDGFYAGNGNILHAPYEGASVRVQPIWTSDYYIVRIGI is encoded by the coding sequence ATGCCCCCGGAGGCGATGCGCTCCAAGCCCCGCAGCAAGGGCCTGCGCAACGCAGTCGTCATCACTCTCTCCTTTGGGATGATCGGCACGATCGCGCTGCCCGCCTACGCGTTCGCGCCCGGCGCGGATGACCAGCAGTTCGCGGCATCCGCTGCCACCGCGCTCAAGCAGGCCGAGGCGCAGGACGTGAAGGTCGACAAGCAGGCCGCCAAGATCACCGTGTCCGCCGACGGCTATGACGCTGTCAGCGAGGCCGACATTGAGGCCGCCGCGGCGGCCCAGGCCGCGTCCGAGCGTGCTGCAGAGGTTGCCGCACAGATGACCTCGTATGCCGCGTCGTACTCCGGCCCGTCGGTCGGTGACTTCCTCGCGAACCCGGCCTACCCGAGCTACGACCTGGGCTCCGTCTACAGTGTGGCCTCGCAGTACCAGGGCGTTCCCTACGTCTACGGCGGCGCGACCCCGGCCGGCTTCGACTGCTCCGGCTTCGTCATGTACGTCTTCGCGCAGTTCGGCATCTCGCTGCCGCACTCCTCGAACGGCCAGGGCGCGGCGGGAACCCGCATCTCGATCGACGACGCCCAGCCCGGCGACCTCGTCATCATGGAGGGCCACGACGGCTTCTACGCCGGCAACGGCAACATCCTGCACGCGCCGTACGAGGGCGCCTCGGTGCGGGTGCAGCCGATCTGGACGAGCGACTACTACATCGTGCGCATCGGCATTTAG